The following are encoded together in the Citrobacter arsenatis genome:
- a CDS encoding autotransporter outer membrane beta-barrel domain-containing protein — MNKVYSIIWNAALGIWVVVSELTKGKKKSSSRKTVAVLAAGALSAAAMPVSADPIIDIGDHNIFTDYQAGISVGDYEGIHDYGFLYEDITAGQALNISGAIPTIGPGQSGVVESTTIRELLQTGKITLQATSPDQSVKTITTAEELAEYLTYNQSSTPSQSTEFDINDPAFPGEKTTIRVFDTNALSNFLTASQIGDSALNTFDSTQSKIYKQFGIALATNGSTANLDIGNDTLNVRDKANTIELLAKDSSLLEAQDAGSQVNWQSDNYIKFNAAPVIPEKTFTGSAQTSVFGDDVTLMTYGYDADGKVVETGVRTFSITNTQELADFNDWLLGNSSDAAENPEGEKVSQIQLWIDANEVTTSDAAQAKYAGLIDGLINSSKPSDVLSWDYDVWTDGLSHTNNATAGRGELHAIYANGAGTSGTLNKDAMIAVDGSINGVMKAIDGGVITNLGELNALRTSTGQSLAIGMLAKDATATNHGTINSGLFIDKDGNQNVNSYGAFGMQGQGTSQIANNGTINQAITTDNFGTASAADPWSKDVPDSSLTLAIGMQLSDDAQGVNNGDINVVDGRKSGASFAKGTAYGVEVAGNATFTNAQDASIYLGRDASNPSNDVTMAGGSSLSAGIMTRSAKEVINNGLITLGTGIRNAAGILVGNATGNVLNTGNIVINGGSKGGSSKNYGISVRDSGAENNQEIRNDGKINVNGTNNVGIHVSANNKNAQVTTSAAGSIVVDGEGGVGNRNYAIWAEGGANGQAVVNVYSNITLDKAGNIGVHVRDNAIANVDSLSSPSFNSTDQIGYYLYGKGATANIGQAVMNDNGQDRTTIFRIANGALLAGNTTNPKDQSTSNLNLTLSGDNSVGVLATGAGSSVDTGEATFTVKGTDSAALLIEGGAKGTISDKTTINLTGERTVAGVVDGQAHQLNGNTQGNATSTTLTSNAKITSEASGNKVIAYVARNLGNLILDTKAIIDLASVDSIGVDVQKGGSLTNNSSSALHVSNGIGVRASGASAQINKLGKIQVDDGTAGVLLTQGASLLINGKTGDSITTDGSADGIRLAEGAGALAAQSVMIRADGTGAGIQNDANNTNITLRDVTIDSNDGPGIRTSVALTMNDGLDNTLNVNGKGTGFAFEQRNGDAVTGDLTIGKGYTIEVLSSEGSGIRANTDGRVTTNADINVHSSAGGSAIIAKNVSTLANSGKIISASTTSPVIDGSGDSSKTITNTGTLQSINDTAVAIESGKGNDTIDISGGVTSGVINTGEGRDTFNWRSGSYAGEVNFAGTGGNNKANIGNVTLDKTRHIITAAGTGNALTFTNTKNARIGTLASDNLNTGTNIGTGWDSLTISGSNADVRVVENLSLASKTIAVNNGATLRTGDHVEPTSTAASIGNYDVTTQGAGSRVIFDTQGDASAAQIYRGVISGNGKFERAAGGTTVFTANNSYTGTTTIDQTGTLQLGDGGNEGEVSAVSDIIDNGVLAINRANTVLLNGVISGIGALKQIGGGITRLNGNNTYTGETTVTNGTLLVNGDQSAARGATTVSGTSTLGGNGVIGGNVLMNDATTLSAGDGGAGTLSINGNLQLGSKTTSAFELGKAYTPGGALNDLINVAGDLQLDGTLDVTTSQGGNFGPGVYRIYNYGGTLDNQTLELGAIPDSQDKRNIFVQTSINKQVNLVNANGVTLQFWDGATVNQSHGASGIEGDSKIDGGDGKWMAIGSQGDNNWTTATGEGNAPWAQKSFAVFTTKGGTVTVDNAAGDVNFSGAQFDADGYVVKGDALNAYATTENATHAGQTPGTGELLLRVGAGGAGQNYTATIESVIREASTNDKLTLVKTDLGRLILSGDNEYRGGTRIDGGTLQISSDSNLGQSGTDLAINNGSTLQMGADLTSNRTIELGANDNAAVFDLNSHHFTPTGEITGDGKLKVTSSSSDAGSTLSLDRANSYKGNTEIAGTGNANNVTVNVSKTGAFGSNESSTVNVNKGATLNVSGTDTSLQSLTMNIADSLLALADNVTAASAKLNLTGAAKAVLTNSASAGNATINVSKDSTLALEENASGGNAGVNNSGLMTFADQAMAENTVVKNLAGGKVDISAVDSATSIGSLSGAGNVELGNKELSLGNLHLDDTISGIISGHDGSLVKIGDGTLTLTGDNAYTGTTDVNESVLLVNGNQSAATGQVTVKSGATLGGNGIIGGAVDVLDDGHITAGAAINSVGKLTTGSLTLSDNAQLDYQFGQANTPGGAFNDLIDVNGDLTLDGKLNIETSPGGSFDVGVYRVINYTGTLTNNVMDIANAPEAADSLYVQTSVKNQVNLVNHAGLTLRFWDGTGGENGELKNNGVINGGDGIWQSSQGNDNWTTDESTPEGALNAPFTDAAFAVFQGDAGNVTVDNSKGDVIISGAQFATDGYRVGGEAITTDTANTLIRVGDGTVDGANYTATIDSVIRGTGGLNKGDLGTLILTGDNTYSGGTTITSGTLQVAGDTNLGAADTGITFNGGTLKYGEAFDTARQVTLESGGGTFDTNGHNVSLLTEVEGNGQLTKTGKGSLTLTLDNTYTGGTTIEQGVLQLGNGGDIGSIQGDIVDNGVLNVNRGDTLALTGNISGKGQLYQTGNGVTELQGENSYSGATLIANGVLQAGNTNTLSAASHHYVVAGTTLNTQGYNQTVAGLSNGGNVSLIGQQTGTTLTVKGDYTGEKGTINMAAIQNGSGAGIADRLIIDGGKVSGSTLLDVDGSGLGAPTIGDGIEVVTALNGATTTAQSSRDAFHLAADRMAAGAFEYQLHAGNAQGQGENWYLRSEYRPETMLYSGLASVVRQGDISLLGNMHQRMGDEVKPGIDEDNRAWARMIGYSGKTKLDDAAGTQTSSHTMGIQVGVDMYANESWKAGMYTSILDIDSNVKGTRTGSDGKGGNIDDNAFYVGGYATWFSGDGMYVDNVLQYGNHKSRLAATGNHGSYTVRGNTLTASTEVGKSFRLGASAWSLEPQAQLIYQYSDFDNGTLDGVTQTKVKMDTADSFTARLGVRLVADYDTNHGKFQPYGRVNVWQGLGSKDKTHFSNAVATTTLESSQQYSSTEVAAGLSWSIDRNLQVYGELGTQFSNGGSKSQVEAPVNASIGFKKSF, encoded by the coding sequence ATGAACAAAGTTTACAGCATTATTTGGAACGCGGCGCTCGGTATCTGGGTGGTCGTTTCCGAATTAACCAAAGGAAAGAAAAAAAGCAGCTCACGTAAAACTGTCGCCGTACTGGCGGCTGGCGCATTAAGCGCTGCTGCAATGCCGGTTTCCGCTGATCCGATTATCGATATCGGTGATCACAATATTTTCACCGACTACCAGGCAGGTATTTCCGTTGGCGATTATGAGGGTATCCACGACTACGGATTCTTATATGAAGATATCACGGCTGGTCAGGCGCTCAATATCAGCGGCGCGATCCCAACGATCGGCCCTGGTCAAAGTGGCGTTGTTGAATCAACGACTATCAGAGAGCTACTGCAAACCGGCAAAATCACCCTGCAGGCCACCAGCCCTGACCAGAGCGTAAAAACGATTACTACCGCCGAGGAGCTGGCGGAATACCTGACGTATAACCAATCGTCGACGCCTTCACAGAGCACAGAATTTGATATCAACGATCCGGCGTTCCCCGGCGAAAAAACAACGATTAGAGTCTTTGATACCAATGCGTTGAGTAACTTTCTTACCGCATCACAAATTGGCGATTCGGCATTAAACACCTTCGATTCAACGCAGTCTAAAATCTACAAACAATTCGGCATCGCGCTGGCGACGAATGGCTCCACGGCCAATCTGGATATTGGCAACGACACGCTCAATGTTCGCGACAAAGCCAATACCATCGAGTTACTGGCCAAAGATTCCTCCTTACTGGAGGCTCAGGACGCTGGCAGCCAGGTTAACTGGCAATCTGATAACTATATAAAATTTAATGCCGCTCCGGTCATTCCGGAAAAAACGTTCACCGGCTCGGCGCAAACCTCCGTGTTTGGCGATGATGTGACGCTCATGACCTACGGCTATGATGCGGACGGCAAAGTCGTTGAAACGGGAGTACGCACATTTAGCATTACCAACACGCAGGAGCTGGCCGATTTTAACGACTGGCTGTTGGGTAACAGCAGCGACGCGGCAGAGAACCCGGAAGGCGAAAAAGTCAGCCAAATCCAGTTGTGGATCGATGCAAATGAAGTCACTACCTCTGACGCAGCGCAAGCGAAGTACGCCGGGCTGATTGATGGTCTGATCAACTCCAGCAAGCCTTCTGACGTGCTCAGTTGGGATTACGACGTCTGGACCGATGGCTTATCGCATACCAATAACGCGACCGCTGGCCGCGGTGAGCTACATGCTATCTACGCGAACGGCGCAGGCACCTCCGGCACGCTGAACAAAGATGCGATGATTGCCGTTGATGGCAGTATTAATGGCGTCATGAAAGCCATTGATGGCGGGGTTATCACCAACCTCGGCGAACTTAACGCATTACGCACATCTACCGGGCAGAGTCTGGCGATTGGCATGCTGGCAAAAGACGCTACGGCAACCAACCACGGGACCATCAACTCCGGGCTGTTCATCGATAAAGACGGTAACCAAAACGTCAACAGCTACGGCGCATTTGGTATGCAAGGGCAAGGTACCAGCCAGATCGCGAACAACGGCACCATTAATCAGGCAATCACCACCGATAACTTTGGTACCGCGTCGGCAGCCGATCCCTGGAGCAAAGATGTCCCCGACTCTTCGTTGACGCTGGCTATTGGTATGCAATTGTCTGACGATGCGCAAGGGGTCAACAACGGCGATATCAACGTTGTTGATGGACGTAAAAGCGGTGCATCTTTTGCTAAAGGTACCGCTTATGGCGTAGAAGTCGCCGGGAATGCCACCTTTACCAACGCGCAAGACGCCTCAATTTATCTTGGTCGTGATGCAAGCAATCCGTCTAACGATGTCACCATGGCCGGCGGTTCCAGCCTGAGCGCCGGTATTATGACCAGAAGCGCCAAAGAGGTTATTAATAACGGTCTTATCACGTTGGGAACCGGCATACGTAACGCCGCGGGTATTTTGGTTGGGAATGCCACGGGCAACGTCCTCAATACCGGCAATATCGTGATCAATGGCGGTTCCAAAGGGGGTAGCAGTAAGAACTACGGCATCTCCGTACGCGACAGCGGCGCGGAAAATAATCAGGAAATCCGCAACGACGGTAAGATAAACGTTAATGGCACCAATAACGTCGGGATCCACGTTAGCGCCAATAATAAAAATGCCCAAGTCACCACCAGCGCTGCAGGCTCTATCGTGGTGGACGGTGAAGGTGGCGTCGGAAATCGTAACTACGCTATCTGGGCGGAAGGCGGCGCTAACGGCCAGGCAGTGGTCAACGTTTACTCCAACATCACGCTGGATAAGGCCGGTAACATCGGCGTACACGTGCGTGATAACGCCATCGCTAACGTTGACAGTCTGAGTAGCCCGTCATTTAACAGTACCGATCAGATTGGTTATTACCTGTATGGTAAAGGCGCTACCGCCAATATTGGTCAGGCGGTGATGAATGACAACGGTCAGGATCGCACCACCATTTTCCGTATCGCCAATGGCGCGTTGCTGGCCGGTAATACTACTAATCCGAAAGATCAGTCCACTTCCAACCTGAATCTGACGCTCAGCGGTGACAATTCTGTTGGCGTTCTCGCCACCGGCGCTGGCAGTAGCGTTGATACCGGTGAAGCAACGTTTACCGTTAAGGGTACCGACTCCGCGGCGCTGCTTATTGAAGGCGGCGCGAAAGGGACCATCAGCGATAAAACCACTATCAATTTAACCGGCGAAAGAACCGTTGCCGGGGTGGTGGATGGTCAGGCGCATCAATTAAATGGCAACACGCAGGGTAATGCCACGAGCACCACCCTCACCTCAAACGCGAAGATCACCTCTGAAGCCAGCGGCAACAAGGTTATCGCCTATGTAGCGAGGAATTTGGGCAACCTGATCCTCGACACCAAAGCGATTATCGATCTGGCCAGCGTCGACAGTATCGGTGTGGATGTTCAAAAAGGTGGGAGCTTAACCAATAACTCCTCCAGCGCTTTGCATGTTAGCAACGGCATCGGCGTACGGGCTTCAGGAGCCAGCGCGCAGATTAACAAGCTGGGCAAAATTCAGGTTGATGATGGTACCGCTGGCGTTCTGCTGACCCAAGGTGCCAGCCTGCTGATTAACGGTAAAACTGGCGACAGCATTACTACCGATGGCTCCGCTGACGGTATTCGCTTGGCCGAAGGCGCAGGCGCACTGGCGGCGCAAAGCGTGATGATCCGCGCCGATGGTACCGGTGCCGGTATTCAAAACGATGCCAACAACACCAATATCACATTGCGTGATGTCACCATCGATTCCAACGATGGCCCAGGGATCCGCACCAGCGTGGCGCTGACCATGAACGATGGGCTGGATAACACCCTCAACGTTAACGGTAAAGGTACCGGGTTCGCGTTTGAACAACGCAATGGCGATGCGGTAACGGGCGATCTGACCATCGGCAAAGGCTATACCATTGAGGTACTAAGCAGTGAGGGCAGCGGGATTCGCGCCAATACGGATGGTCGAGTTACCACCAATGCCGACATCAACGTGCATAGCAGCGCAGGCGGTTCAGCGATCATCGCGAAAAACGTCAGCACATTGGCCAACAGCGGTAAAATTATCTCTGCCAGCACCACCTCACCGGTGATCGACGGCAGCGGCGACAGCAGTAAAACCATTACCAACACGGGAACCTTGCAGTCCATCAACGACACGGCAGTGGCAATTGAGTCTGGTAAAGGCAATGACACCATTGATATCAGCGGCGGTGTGACCAGCGGCGTAATCAATACCGGCGAAGGCAGGGATACCTTTAACTGGCGCAGCGGTTCCTATGCCGGCGAAGTGAATTTCGCGGGTACTGGCGGTAACAATAAAGCCAACATCGGTAATGTGACGCTGGATAAAACGCGCCACATCATTACCGCGGCGGGCACGGGCAACGCCCTCACCTTCACCAATACGAAAAATGCCAGGATTGGTACGCTGGCCAGCGACAACCTGAATACCGGCACCAACATTGGCACCGGCTGGGATTCTCTGACCATCAGCGGGTCTAATGCAGATGTCCGCGTCGTTGAAAATCTGAGTCTGGCGAGCAAAACTATCGCCGTCAACAATGGCGCAACGCTGCGCACCGGCGACCACGTCGAACCAACCAGTACTGCGGCAAGCATTGGCAATTACGATGTCACAACCCAGGGCGCTGGCAGCAGGGTTATCTTCGATACCCAGGGCGATGCCTCAGCAGCACAGATCTATCGCGGTGTCATCAGCGGCAACGGAAAATTTGAACGTGCGGCGGGCGGTACGACTGTCTTTACCGCCAACAACAGCTACACCGGCACTACCACCATCGATCAAACCGGTACGTTGCAATTAGGTGACGGCGGAAATGAAGGCGAAGTTAGCGCCGTGTCCGACATTATCGATAACGGCGTATTGGCGATTAATCGCGCCAACACCGTGCTGCTCAACGGTGTTATCTCCGGCATCGGAGCGCTAAAGCAGATCGGTGGCGGCATTACCCGACTGAACGGCAACAACACTTATACCGGTGAGACAACCGTCACGAACGGTACGCTGTTGGTGAATGGCGATCAAAGCGCGGCGCGCGGTGCTACCACCGTCAGCGGCACGTCCACACTTGGCGGTAATGGCGTTATCGGCGGCAACGTGCTAATGAACGATGCCACGACCCTCAGCGCCGGTGACGGCGGCGCAGGTACGTTATCCATTAACGGTAATCTGCAGCTTGGCAGCAAAACGACCTCCGCTTTCGAGCTGGGCAAGGCGTATACGCCAGGCGGTGCGCTAAACGATCTGATTAACGTCGCAGGCGATCTGCAACTGGACGGGACCCTGGATGTTACCACTTCTCAAGGCGGTAACTTCGGGCCAGGCGTATATCGTATCTATAACTACGGCGGCACGCTGGATAACCAAACGCTGGAGCTGGGCGCAATACCGGACAGCCAGGATAAGCGCAATATTTTTGTCCAGACCTCCATCAACAAACAGGTCAACCTGGTGAACGCCAACGGCGTTACCCTACAGTTCTGGGACGGCGCAACCGTCAATCAGAGCCATGGCGCGTCGGGCATTGAAGGTGACAGCAAAATTGACGGTGGCGATGGTAAATGGATGGCGATCGGCAGCCAGGGGGATAACAACTGGACCACGGCAACCGGTGAAGGCAACGCCCCTTGGGCGCAGAAGTCCTTTGCTGTCTTCACCACCAAAGGCGGAACCGTTACCGTCGATAACGCCGCCGGAGACGTTAACTTCTCCGGAGCACAGTTTGACGCCGATGGCTATGTCGTTAAAGGCGATGCGCTTAACGCGTATGCCACCACGGAAAACGCGACCCACGCAGGCCAGACGCCGGGAACCGGCGAACTGCTGCTGCGCGTTGGCGCTGGTGGCGCGGGGCAAAACTACACCGCGACCATTGAGTCCGTTATCCGCGAAGCCAGCACCAATGACAAGCTGACGCTGGTGAAAACCGACCTTGGCCGTCTGATCCTCAGCGGCGACAACGAGTATCGTGGCGGTACGCGCATTGATGGCGGTACGTTGCAGATTTCCTCCGACAGCAACCTCGGTCAGAGCGGAACCGACTTAGCTATCAACAACGGCTCCACGCTGCAAATGGGCGCAGACCTGACCAGCAATCGCACCATTGAGCTGGGAGCAAATGATAACGCGGCGGTGTTTGACCTTAATTCACACCACTTCACACCAACAGGCGAGATTACCGGCGACGGTAAACTGAAAGTCACCAGCAGCTCAAGCGACGCGGGCAGTACCCTGTCGCTCGACCGCGCCAATAGCTACAAAGGCAACACTGAAATTGCCGGTACCGGAAATGCCAACAATGTGACGGTCAACGTCAGCAAAACCGGGGCCTTTGGTAGCAATGAAAGCAGCACCGTGAATGTCAATAAAGGGGCGACGCTCAATGTCAGCGGGACAGATACCAGTCTGCAATCCCTGACCATGAACATTGCCGACAGCTTGTTAGCGCTGGCAGATAACGTCACCGCCGCGAGTGCAAAACTGAATCTGACAGGCGCAGCAAAAGCGGTGTTAACCAACAGCGCCTCCGCGGGCAACGCGACGATTAACGTGTCAAAAGACAGCACCCTGGCGCTGGAAGAAAATGCCAGCGGCGGTAATGCTGGCGTGAATAACAGCGGACTGATGACCTTTGCCGACCAGGCGATGGCTGAAAATACCGTCGTTAAAAACCTGGCGGGTGGCAAGGTCGATATCAGCGCAGTCGACAGCGCAACGTCTATCGGCTCGTTGTCCGGTGCGGGTAACGTCGAACTGGGTAATAAGGAATTGTCGCTGGGGAATTTGCATCTTGATGACACCATCAGCGGTATTATCAGCGGCCACGACGGCAGCCTGGTGAAAATCGGTGATGGCACGTTAACGCTGACCGGCGATAACGCTTACACCGGCACCACTGACGTCAATGAAAGCGTGCTGCTGGTCAACGGTAATCAGTCTGCCGCGACCGGTCAGGTAACGGTGAAATCCGGGGCAACGCTCGGCGGTAACGGTATTATCGGCGGCGCGGTTGATGTACTGGACGACGGCCATATTACTGCGGGTGCGGCCATCAACAGCGTGGGTAAACTCACTACGGGTTCACTGACGCTCAGCGATAACGCGCAGCTTGATTACCAGTTTGGTCAGGCCAATACCCCTGGCGGCGCCTTCAACGACCTGATTGATGTCAATGGCGATTTGACGCTCGACGGTAAGCTCAATATCGAGACCTCTCCGGGTGGTAGCTTTGACGTTGGCGTTTACCGCGTCATCAACTACACCGGCACCTTGACCAATAATGTGATGGACATTGCCAATGCGCCGGAAGCTGCAGACAGCCTGTACGTGCAAACTTCGGTTAAAAATCAGGTTAACCTGGTCAACCATGCCGGACTGACGCTGCGCTTCTGGGACGGCACCGGCGGGGAGAATGGCGAACTGAAAAACAACGGCGTCATCAACGGCGGCGACGGTATCTGGCAGTCCAGTCAGGGTAACGACAACTGGACTACCGATGAATCAACGCCGGAAGGCGCGCTGAACGCACCGTTTACCGATGCCGCGTTTGCCGTCTTCCAGGGTGACGCCGGCAACGTCACCGTCGATAACAGCAAAGGCGACGTTATCATTAGCGGCGCACAGTTCGCCACCGATGGTTATCGTGTAGGCGGTGAGGCCATCACCACCGATACAGCCAATACGCTGATTCGCGTTGGCGATGGCACAGTAGACGGCGCCAACTACACCGCGACTATCGACAGCGTGATCCGCGGTACCGGCGGCCTGAATAAAGGCGATCTCGGTACGCTCATCCTCACTGGCGACAATACCTACAGCGGTGGAACCACCATTACCTCAGGTACGCTGCAGGTGGCCGGTGATACCAATCTTGGTGCAGCAGACACGGGGATTACCTTCAATGGCGGTACGCTGAAATATGGTGAAGCGTTTGATACCGCTCGTCAGGTGACGCTGGAATCCGGCGGTGGGACATTCGACACTAATGGGCATAACGTTTCTCTGCTGACGGAAGTCGAAGGTAACGGTCAACTGACCAAAACCGGTAAAGGCTCCCTCACCCTGACGCTGGATAACACCTACACCGGTGGCACCACCATCGAACAAGGCGTTTTACAGTTGGGTAACGGCGGTGATATCGGCAGCATTCAGGGGGACATCGTTGATAACGGCGTACTCAACGTCAATCGTGGCGATACCCTGGCGCTGACCGGGAATATCAGCGGTAAAGGCCAGCTGTATCAGACCGGCAACGGTGTGACGGAACTGCAAGGTGAAAACAGCTACAGTGGCGCAACGCTGATTGCCAACGGCGTGCTGCAGGCGGGTAATACCAACACCCTAAGTGCCGCATCGCACCACTACGTTGTCGCTGGCACCACGCTGAACACGCAGGGTTACAACCAGACGGTAGCGGGCCTGAGCAACGGCGGCAATGTCTCACTCATCGGCCAGCAAACTGGCACAACGTTAACCGTTAAGGGAGATTACACCGGCGAAAAAGGGACGATCAACATGGCGGCTATCCAGAACGGTAGCGGCGCAGGTATCGCCGACCGTCTGATTATCGATGGCGGCAAAGTCAGCGGTAGTACGCTGCTGGATGTTGATGGTTCTGGTCTCGGCGCGCCGACCATTGGCGATGGTATCGAAGTGGTGACCGCGCTCAATGGCGCAACCACCACGGCGCAATCGTCGCGTGATGCTTTCCATCTTGCCGCCGACCGTATGGCTGCAGGCGCATTTGAGTACCAACTGCATGCGGGTAATGCTCAAGGCCAGGGTGAAAACTGGTATCTGAGAAGCGAATATCGTCCAGAAACTATGCTGTATTCTGGTCTCGCCAGCGTCGTTCGTCAGGGCGACATCAGCCTGCTAGGCAACATGCACCAGCGTATGGGCGACGAGGTTAAACCGGGTATTGATGAAGACAATCGCGCCTGGGCCAGAATGATTGGCTATTCCGGTAAAACCAAACTGGATGATGCGGCCGGTACACAAACCAGCTCCCATACCATGGGGATTCAGGTTGGCGTTGATATGTACGCTAACGAAAGCTGGAAAGCCGGGATGTATACCAGCATCCTTGATATCGACAGCAACGTGAAAGGCACCAGGACAGGCAGCGACGGCAAAGGCGGTAACATCGACGACAACGCGTTTTATGTCGGCGGCTACGCCACCTGGTTCTCTGGCGACGGGATGTATGTGGATAACGTCCTGCAATACGGTAACCATAAATCCCGCCTGGCGGCGACCGGTAATCACGGTTCGTACACCGTCAGAGGCAACACGCTGACAGCGTCAACAGAAGTGGGTAAATCATTCCGTTTAGGCGCCAGCGCATGGAGTCTGGAACCTCAGGCGCAGTTGATCTATCAATACAGTGACTTTGATAACGGCACGCTTGATGGTGTGACCCAAACGAAAGTGAAAATGGATACCGCTGATTCCTTTACCGCTCGTCTGGGCGTGCGTCTGGTCGCTGACTATGACACCAACCATGGCAAATTCCAGCCGTACGGTAGGGTCAACGTCTGGCAGGGACTGGGGTCAAAAGACAAAACGCACTTTAGCAATGCGGTCGCCACCACCACGCTGGAATCTTCACAACAGTACTCCAGCACTGAAGTTGCCGCCGGTCTGTCATGGTCTATCGACAGAAACCTGCAGGTCTACGGTGAATTGGGTACGCAATTCAGCAACGGCGGCAGTAAGTCGCAGGTAGAAGCGCCGGTTAATGCCTCTATCGGCTTTAAGAAATCGTTCTAA
- a CDS encoding helix-turn-helix transcriptional regulator, producing MSKAIFLGDSIYPWLGMREILRGSSLYIDIAYYSSQTLSAVKIIPYETDCIIINPDNSDFLKYARIIRNMALRPATRIIVLADEATFSIFQTVCGKNMLFLDQDASLDRLLHAVTRITQNKKSINIKELHNKITANEFNVMMMLARGWSLTQIAGASQKSEKTIGAYKSNIARKLGKNNTRLKYTISHYSQP from the coding sequence ATGTCTAAGGCTATTTTTTTGGGTGACTCAATTTACCCCTGGCTAGGCATGCGAGAAATCCTACGCGGTTCATCATTATATATTGATATCGCGTACTACTCCTCTCAGACGCTTTCTGCCGTCAAAATAATCCCTTATGAAACGGATTGCATCATTATTAATCCTGACAACTCGGATTTTTTAAAATATGCCAGGATTATCCGCAACATGGCTTTACGTCCTGCCACTAGAATTATTGTTTTGGCCGATGAAGCTACTTTTTCTATTTTTCAAACCGTTTGCGGGAAGAACATGCTGTTCCTCGATCAAGACGCCAGCCTTGATCGGTTGCTGCATGCCGTAACGCGTATCACACAAAACAAAAAATCAATAAATATCAAAGAATTACATAACAAAATCACCGCAAACGAATTCAATGTAATGATGATGCTGGCCCGGGGGTGGTCACTGACGCAAATCGCCGGGGCATCACAAAAAAGTGAAAAAACCATCGGGGCGTACAAAAGCAACATTGCCAGAAAACTGGGCAAAAATAACACTCGGCTTAAGTACACCATTTCCCACTATAGCCAGCCGTAA
- a CDS encoding DNA repair protein: protein MNKIIKRLEIVKSAIELEDEEIIFQQVAHLKNEPLSVVPGTIVQAIEERRFSDALREISAWLQSQRAVSTWQDPAVAASKLELKALETQLRDLIDKRNTRIQILDDFNDLYHLRLGPLMSRILELRKQLAASAQRKQEAERKRREKDYQSCQHYISQAVDQLARLKQHWMNQHSDSRESVETRQRIQQQTELITALLAEIRELENDFSRQDDSATRKAQEEASHEYDEYQEQQQDAQHRFNRDQRLSSDERNELKRLWRQASRLCHPDVVADCLKEKAHQMMVQLNQARQNADLAAVRALLTQLQSGLEPMMASDRLNDLQHLRSKIQQLREQINALLKEITELEAENAWRLATSVTDKEAYFSEQQRALTEIRNTLEQQVQQVEQELLAG, encoded by the coding sequence ATGAATAAGATCATCAAACGACTGGAAATCGTCAAAAGCGCTATTGAACTGGAAGATGAGGAGATTATTTTCCAGCAGGTGGCGCATCTGAAAAATGAGCCTTTGTCAGTCGTACCAGGCACCATTGTGCAGGCGATCGAAGAACGACGCTTTAGCGATGCCCTGCGTGAAATCTCTGCCTGGCTGCAATCGCAACGGGCAGTCTCTACGTGGCAGGACCCCGCCGTTGCCGCCAGTAAACTGGAACTCAAAGCGCTCGAAACACAGCTACGTGACCTGATCGATAAACGCAACACCCGCATTCAAATCCTCGATGATTTCAACGATCTGTATCATCTTCGCCTTGGGCCGCTGATGAGCCGGATCCTCGAGTTACGTAAACAGCTCGCCGCCAGCGCCCAGCGTAAACAGGAAGCGGAGCGAAAGCGCCGGGAAAAAGACTATCAATCCTGTCAGCACTATATTTCCCAGGCTGTTGATCAACTGGCCAGGCTCAAACAGCATTGGATGAACCAGCATTCAGATTCGCGTGAATCGGTGGAAACGCGCCAACGTATTCAGCAACAAACGGAACTGATTACCGCTCTGCTGGCGGAGATTCGTGAGCTGGAAAACGACTTTTCTCGCCAGGACGACAGCGCAACCCGCAAGGCACAGGAAGAGGCCAGCCATGAATATGATGAGTATCAGGAGCAGCAGCAGGATGCGCAGCATCGTTTTAACCGTGACCAACGACTTTCTTCTGATGAACGTAATGAGTTAAAACGCCTGTGGCGTCAGGCCAGCCGTCTTTGTCATCCGGATGTGGTGGCGGACTGCCTGAAAGAGAAAGCGCATCAGATGATGGTGCAGCTTAACCAGGCGCGCCAAAATGCCGATCTTGCCGCCGTTCGGGCGCTACTGACTCAATTGCAAAGCGGACTCGAACCGATGATGGCGAGTGACCGATTGAACGATTTGCAGCATTTACGCAGCAAAATACAGCAGCTCAGAGAACAAATTAACGCGCTGCTCAAAGAGATTACCGAACTGGAAGCGGAGAACGCCTGGCGGCTTGCCACCTCTGTCACGGATAAAGAGGCTTACTTCTCCGAACAACAACGGGCGCTTACGGAAATCCGCAATACGCTGGAACAACAGGTGCAACAGGTTGAACAGGAGCTGCTCGCCGGCTAA